The following proteins come from a genomic window of Geothrix edaphica:
- the kdpC gene encoding potassium-transporting ATPase subunit KdpC: protein MNLQLRPAIVSFIALTAITGLAYPLLVTGLARTIFPRQAEGSLIRRGGQVIGSEWIGQSFTAPRDFWGRPSATVDANRSPLPYNGANSGGSNLAPSNPDLHKVVAERVAALQAVDPETLGPVPVDLITASGSGLDPHISPASAFFQVHRVALARGLDEAAVRRLVTAHVEGPQWGVLGEPRVNVMKLNLALGDQFGANRQKSR from the coding sequence ATGAATCTGCAACTTCGCCCTGCCATCGTCTCCTTCATCGCCCTGACCGCCATCACCGGCCTGGCTTATCCACTGCTTGTCACCGGCCTGGCCCGAACGATCTTCCCCAGGCAGGCCGAAGGCAGCCTCATCCGCAGGGGCGGTCAGGTGATCGGTTCCGAGTGGATCGGTCAGTCCTTCACGGCACCCCGCGATTTCTGGGGCCGCCCTTCCGCCACTGTCGACGCCAATCGCAGCCCCCTGCCCTACAACGGCGCCAACAGCGGCGGTTCGAACCTGGCGCCCAGCAACCCGGATCTCCACAAGGTCGTGGCGGAGCGGGTCGCGGCCCTACAGGCCGTCGATCCCGAAACCCTGGGCCCGGTGCCCGTAGATCTGATCACGGCCTCTGGCAGCGGCCTGGATCCCCACATCAGCCCGGCCTCCGCGTTCTTCCAGGTTCACCGGGTGGCCCTGGCAAGGGGTCTGGACGAGGCCGCGGTGCGCCGCCTGGTGACCGCGCATGTCGAAGGCCCGCAGTGGGGCGTCCTGGGCGAGCCCCGCGTGAACGTCATGAAGCTCAACCTGGCCCTGGGCGACCAGTTTGGGGCAAACCGCCAGAAATCCCGATAG